The following coding sequences are from one Culex quinquefasciatus strain JHB chromosome 1, VPISU_Cqui_1.0_pri_paternal, whole genome shotgun sequence window:
- the LOC6053920 gene encoding uncharacterized protein K02A2.6, with protein MPGMFGMLRNRCSLRSPPECQHPLTGGSRRCDWVDAGKGAETAIYGVPLDLQLDSGSGITIISRQNWVNVGSPPTSPPDCNVQTASGDKLGIEAMFRATYTIGGTHKESNCYVCSADLSLNVLGSDLMDEFGLWDVPFSSFCKLVGTQTPNQQVVELKAKFLEVFNDSLGLCPKTCASFSSQMS; from the exons ATGCCCGGAATGTTCGGAATGCTTCGCAACAGATGCTC TCTTCGATCCCCGCCAGAATGCCAGCATCCGCTCACGGGAGGAAGCCGCCGGTGTGACTGGGTCGACGCCGGGAAGGGAGCGGAGACGGCGATCTACGGAGTTCCATTGGACCTGCAGCTGGACTCGGGCTCAGGCATCACCATCATCTCCAGACAGAACTGGGTCAATGTCGGGTCACCTCCAACGTCTCCACCGGACTGCAATGTGCAGACAGCTTCCGGGGACAAACTGGGCATCGAGGCGATGTTCAGAGCAACCTACACCATCGGCGGAACGCACAAGGAGAGCAATTGCTATGTTTGTAGCGCTGACCTTTCCCTCAACGTTCTAGGCTCCGACTTGATGGACGAGTTCGGGCTCTGGGACGTACCCTTTTCGTCGTTCTGCAAGCTGGTCGGAACTCAAACACCGAATCAGCAAGTGGTCGAGCTGAAGGCCAAGTTCCTCGAAGTGTTCAACGATAGCCTGGGCCTGTGCCCCAAAACGTGCGCCTCGTTCTCAAGCCAGATGTCCTAG